In one Flavobacteriales bacterium genomic region, the following are encoded:
- a CDS encoding transketolase C-terminal domain-containing protein: MARTKTAEETLSLDELRAEVLRDYELCVISREASLIGRKEVLGGKAKFGIFGDGKELAQVAMAKQFRDGDWRSGYYRDMTFMFAIGQLTVQQWFAQLYAHADADADPSSAGRSMNGHFATRSLDANGEWKDLMAQPNSSPDISPTAGQMPRLLGLAQASKVFRHSPALHGHTHLTHMGNEVAFGTIGDASTSEGHFWETMNAAGVLQVPLAMSVWDDGWGISVSKAYQTTKGSISALLQGFQREPGTNGIEIFRTKGWDYVSLNRTYEKAIALCRDEHVPVLIHVEEVTQPQGHSTSGSHERYKSAELLEWYKVYDCNVKFREWILSARPGGEVIATAEELDALEAKAKADARAGQKAAWAAFQGEIKAERDEVVGLIEGSGAEGCAAIAAELKAEMAPGRKEVLSAARRALLAAGGQASALKAWVDSARTLNAERYGSHLYSQSARSCLNVREIPVEYATDEMVDGRIIIRDNFKALFEREPLLLTFGEDTGKIGDVNQGMEGMQVQFGELRVSDTGIREATILGQGIGMALRGLRPVAEIQYLDYLLYCLQGMSDDLATVLWRTKGGQKCPLIVRTRGHRLEGVWHSGSPMGMIINSVRGVVVCVPRNMQQASGMYNTLLLSDDPALVIECLNGYRSKERLPSNLGAFTVPIGQVEVVREGNDLTLVSYGSTFNICAKACETLEGMGISVELIDARTLLPFDRAHRTVESLKKTNRLLVVDEDVPGGASAYLLQQILEEQDGYRWLDATPSTLTAKAHRPAYGSDGDYFSKPSVEDVVEKCVRMTNE, from the coding sequence ATGGCCCGTACGAAAACAGCTGAAGAGACCCTCTCCCTGGACGAGCTCCGCGCCGAGGTGCTGCGCGACTACGAACTGTGCGTCATCAGCCGCGAGGCCAGCCTCATCGGCCGCAAGGAAGTACTGGGCGGCAAGGCCAAGTTCGGCATCTTCGGCGATGGCAAGGAGCTGGCGCAGGTGGCCATGGCCAAGCAGTTCCGCGACGGCGATTGGCGCAGCGGCTACTACCGTGACATGACCTTCATGTTCGCCATCGGCCAGCTCACCGTGCAGCAATGGTTCGCCCAGCTCTATGCCCATGCCGATGCGGACGCAGACCCCAGCAGCGCCGGCCGCAGCATGAATGGCCACTTCGCCACGCGCAGCCTCGATGCCAACGGCGAATGGAAGGACCTGATGGCCCAGCCCAACTCATCGCCCGACATTTCCCCCACCGCCGGCCAGATGCCGCGCCTGCTCGGCCTCGCGCAGGCTAGCAAGGTGTTCCGCCACAGCCCAGCACTGCACGGGCACACCCACCTCACCCACATGGGCAACGAGGTGGCCTTCGGCACCATCGGCGATGCCAGCACCAGCGAGGGCCACTTCTGGGAGACCATGAACGCAGCCGGCGTGCTGCAGGTGCCGCTGGCCATGAGCGTTTGGGACGATGGCTGGGGCATCAGCGTGAGCAAGGCCTACCAGACCACCAAGGGCAGCATCAGCGCCCTGCTGCAGGGCTTCCAGCGCGAGCCGGGCACCAATGGCATCGAGATCTTCAGGACCAAGGGCTGGGACTACGTATCCCTGAACCGCACCTACGAGAAGGCGATCGCCCTGTGCCGCGATGAGCATGTGCCGGTGCTCATCCACGTGGAAGAGGTGACGCAGCCCCAGGGCCACAGCACCAGCGGCAGCCACGAGCGCTACAAGAGCGCAGAGCTGCTGGAGTGGTACAAGGTTTACGACTGCAACGTGAAGTTCCGCGAGTGGATCCTCAGCGCCCGTCCCGGTGGGGAGGTGATTGCCACCGCCGAGGAACTGGATGCCCTGGAGGCCAAGGCCAAGGCCGATGCGCGCGCCGGCCAGAAGGCTGCTTGGGCCGCGTTCCAGGGCGAGATCAAGGCGGAGCGCGACGAGGTCGTCGGCTTGATCGAGGGCTCGGGGGCCGAAGGGTGCGCGGCGATCGCGGCGGAGCTGAAAGCGGAAATGGCGCCGGGGCGCAAGGAAGTGCTGAGCGCGGCGCGGCGCGCGCTGCTGGCTGCCGGCGGACAGGCATCCGCGCTGAAGGCCTGGGTCGACAGCGCCCGGACCCTCAATGCCGAGCGCTACGGCTCGCACCTCTACAGCCAGAGCGCCAGGAGCTGCCTCAACGTGCGCGAGATACCCGTGGAGTACGCCACCGACGAGATGGTCGATGGCCGCATCATCATCCGCGACAATTTCAAGGCGCTCTTCGAACGGGAGCCGCTGCTGCTCACCTTCGGCGAAGACACCGGCAAGATCGGCGACGTGAACCAGGGCATGGAAGGGATGCAGGTGCAGTTCGGCGAGCTGCGCGTGAGCGATACCGGCATCCGCGAGGCCACCATCCTGGGCCAGGGCATCGGCATGGCGCTGCGCGGCCTGCGCCCTGTGGCCGAGATCCAATACCTCGATTACCTGCTTTACTGCCTGCAGGGCATGAGCGACGACCTGGCTACCGTGCTCTGGCGCACCAAGGGCGGCCAGAAATGCCCGTTGATCGTGCGCACGCGCGGCCACCGTTTGGAAGGCGTATGGCACAGCGGCAGCCCCATGGGCATGATCATCAACAGCGTGCGCGGCGTGGTGGTGTGCGTGCCGCGCAACATGCAGCAGGCCTCGGGCATGTACAACACCTTGCTGCTAAGCGATGACCCCGCGCTGGTGATCGAATGCCTCAACGGCTACCGCAGCAAGGAGCGCCTACCCAGCAACCTCGGCGCTTTCACCGTGCCCATCGGCCAGGTGGAGGTGGTGCGCGAGGGCAATGACCTCACCCTCGTGAGCTATGGCTCCACCTTCAACATCTGCGCGAAGGCCTGCGAAACGCTCGAGGGCATGGGCATCAGCGTGGAGCTCATCGATGCGCGCACCCTCCTCCCCTTCGACCGCGCGCACCGCACCGTGGAGAGCCTGAAGAAGACCAACCGCCTGCTGGTAGTGGACGAGGACGTGCCGGGCGGCGCCAGCGCCTACCTGCTGCAGCAGATCCTGGAAGAGCAAGACGGCTACCGCTGGCTCGATGCCACGCCAAGCACCCTCACTGCCAAGGCCCACCGCCCCGCCTACGGCAGCGATGGCGACTACTTCAGCAAGCCGAGCGTGGAGGATGTGGTGGAGAAGTGCGTGAGGATGACCAACGAGTAG